The uncultured Cohaesibacter sp. region CAGTTGATAGTCGGCACTATGCAGCACGAAGCCACGCCCCTGATCCACCGGCCCACCATCAAGCACATCCATGCTCTGCAGGGGTTGGGGCAGATTGATCATGTCTTCCTCATCGCTCAGGATATCGACCTGACGCAAAAGATCAGGGAAGGTGATTTGGCTGGATACATGATTGACCACAAGGCCCATCGCCCCATCTTCGGAATGAGAGCATAAATAGACAACAGAGCGCTCGAAATGCGGCCCCTTCAGGTTTGGCATGGCAATAAGAAACTGTCCCTCCAATGAAGAAGGCATCATGCTTGACTGTTGTTTTGTTACGTGCTCGATCATATCAATAAAGGTAACTGCGTGCATGGCGCGCTGTAAAGCGCTTCAATGGGGTGACTTGTCATCAAGCTATGTTTCATCACATAAAATTGTGTGTAGCCGGAG contains the following coding sequences:
- a CDS encoding YqgE/AlgH family protein encodes the protein MIEHVTKQQSSMMPSSLEGQFLIAMPNLKGPHFERSVVYLCSHSEDGAMGLVVNHVSSQITFPDLLRQVDILSDEEDMINLPQPLQSMDVLDGGPVDQGRGFVLHSADYQLEASTLAVSSEICLTATVEILKALAEGKGPSSALLTLGYAGWSPGQLEDELQNNSWLTCNADRSLLFECAPDQRYEAGLKLLGIDLSMLSSEAGHA